The Candidatus Neomarinimicrobiota bacterium DNA segment CATACCTTCCTCATGCTCACGACCGTACTTCACTTTCAGCAAGAGGAGTAATCCCGCCATGCGCTCCCTGACGGATCGATGCGCGATATCAATGGCTCGATCCTGAGCTACAATCATTTCCTTCGCCAGATTTTGGAGGATTGCCCAGCTCACGTCTTTTTGCTCCGATAGGATTGGATATATGATCTTGCGGTCGATGAAGCAGATAACTGAATCTTCGAGTGCCTCTGCGCTTGCGGAATATGGCTGACCCGATAGGAGGGAGAGGTAACCCAACTGATCGCCTGGTTCTGCAATCCTTAGTGTAAGCCTTTTACCTTCCGCCGTCGTCTTGAAGAGCTTCACCCTTCCTGAGTTGAGACAAAAGAGGCCATAGGAAGGATTGCCTTCATAGAATACGATCTGTCCCTTCCGATAAAGATTGGACCTTTTTTGGTCATTGACTAAATCCACGAGCTCGGGTTCAAGGCTTTTGAAGGCGCTTAAGTGCCGGACTGGGCAGATCGTACAGTCTAGCGGGGCTGAAGACAACTCAGGGGTCCCAGTTGGTGCTCGCCTTTGATCATACCCATCACAGGGCAAGTTAATAATGAGCGCCAGTTGACGAAGATCAATTTGTGAACTGATGACGATCATGGGACATCATGAAAGCAAATGTGAAATTGCCTCGTGACCATGGGGCATAGAGACGGCCAGGTCAGAGTAGGTCGTAACCCAAAATGATTGAAATGGATGAGCAGCGATGAAAGTTGATATCGGTATCACAGAAACCAATAGCGACGCAGTCATCGAGATCCTCAACAGACTGCTCTCTGATGAAAACATGCTATACATCAGGACTAAGAACTACCACTGGAATGTTACGGGACCGCAATTCAATGATCTGCACAGATTCTTTGAGGTGCAGTGTAACGACTTGAACAGAATAATTGACTATGTAGCTGAACGCGTCAAATCCCTTGGCGGAATGTCGCTGGGAACGCTGGCTGAGTTCCTGCGGCATACCAGGCTTGATGAGCAGCCGGGGGAGTATTCGCATGCGCGGG contains these protein-coding regions:
- a CDS encoding Crp/Fnr family transcriptional regulator, whose translation is MIVISSQIDLRQLALIINLPCDGYDQRRAPTGTPELSSAPLDCTICPVRHLSAFKSLEPELVDLVNDQKRSNLYRKGQIVFYEGNPSYGLFCLNSGRVKLFKTTAEGKRLTLRIAEPGDQLGYLSLLSGQPYSASAEALEDSVICFIDRKIIYPILSEQKDVSWAILQNLAKEMIVAQDRAIDIAHRSVRERMAGLLLLLKVKYGREHEEGMLLDLKLSRSELADLIGISEETAVRVLTDFREELLIRDQNRQILILAQEKLSDIAGFLD
- a CDS encoding DNA starvation/stationary phase protection protein, encoding MKVDIGITETNSDAVIEILNRLLSDENMLYIRTKNYHWNVTGPQFNDLHRFFEVQCNDLNRIIDYVAERVKSLGGMSLGTLAEFLRHTRLDEQPGEYSHAREMVSSLLSAHEAMIRFLREDLEACADKHGNTGIAVFLTGLMERHEMMAWMLRAYLEGISV